In one window of Fulvia fulva chromosome 5, complete sequence DNA:
- a CDS encoding D-lactate dehydrogenase [cytochrome], mitochondrial, with protein sequence MVSTNCSGTNAMRYGTMKDWVINLTVVLADGTVIKTKRRPRKTSAGYNLTTFFVGAEGTLGMVTEVTMKLAPIPQDTSVAIVSFDSIREAATAASSIIRSGIQLAALEFMDDVQMQVVNRHGSAAVRKRNWDEKPTLFLKFSGTTDAIKSDIGRVQQLMKPYNAGGFIFAKTKQEEQDLWAARKEALFTMVNTKPEGTEIWSTDVAVPLSRLADIIGKSKLPRIRTQLTCPVHSKEDCSKLGLFASIIGHVGDGNFHASMFFDPQNPEQKAAVGKVVHDMMDQALEMEGTVSGEHAIGIGKRDCLVDELGQTTIYFMKTLKRAVDPKWLLNPGKVFDLPEQRSSAE encoded by the exons ATGGTCTCTACGAACTGTTCCGGAACCAATGCCATGAGGTATGGAACAATGAAAGACTGGGTCATCAATCTGACTGTCGTACTGGCCGATGGGACTGTTATCAAGACTAAGAGACGACCGCGGAAGACTTCAGCTGGGTATAATCTGACCACGTTCTTCGTTGGTGCTGAAGGCACTTTAGGTATGGTCACGGAAGTGACTATGAAGCTTGCGCCCATTCCCCAAGATACGAGCGTAGCTATCGTGTCATTCGATAGTATACGAGAGGCTGCTACCGCTGCTAGTAGCATCATTCGCTCAGGCATCCAGCTAGCAGCGCTTGAGTTCATGGATGATGTGCAG ATGCAAGTCGTCAACCGCCATGGAAGTGCTGCGGTCAGGAAGCGTAATTGGGACGAGAAGCCTACCCTGTTCCTGAA ATTCTCTGGCACAACGGATGCCATCAAGAGTGACATCGGTCGTGTCCAGCAGCTCATGAAGCCATATAATGCCGGCGGTTTCATCTTCGCCAAGACCAAACAGGAGGAGCAGGACCTCTGGGCTGCGCGCAAAGAAGCGCTTTTCACAATGGTCAATACCAAGCCAGAGGGTACGGAGATTTGGTCAACCGATGTTGCTGTGCCTCTCTCCCGCTTGGCAGATATCATTGGTAAGTCCAAGCTGCCACGGATAAGAACACAGCTGACCTGTCCAGTGCATTCAAAGGAAGACTGCAGCAAGCTTGGACTATTCGCAAGCATAATTGGGCATGTAGGAGATGGTAACTTCCACGCATCAATGTTCTTTGATCCTCAGAATCCAGAACAAAAGGCAGCCGTTGGTAAGGTCGTGCATGATATGATGGACCAAGCACTGGAGATGGAAGGCACGGTTTCTGGAGAACATGCCATTGGCATTGGCAAAAGA GACTGTCTCGTTGACGAGCTGGGGCAGACCACTATCTATTTCATGAAGACGCTGAAGAGAGCGGTTGATCCTAA ATGGCTTCTGAATCCGGGTAAAGTATTCGATCTGCCCGAGCAACGCAGCAGTGCCGAGTAA
- a CDS encoding D-lactate dehydrogenase [cytochrome], mitochondrial, translating into MAMKCSRAFRHLLIAQRRPTSLRNAQISQARHVSSSAKTAVSTLWNITLGALGGVVGAGAHHYLQKKEDSVDSSLEHDGIKYASRAQMLNFSLSAIFAHSADLTTTQAAMEIADSLKDEDVVSYDEDVIENHGHSEWSTSSTKERPVAVVYPRSTEDVVMIARICSEHNVPMVPFGAGSSVEGNFSSPYSGICIDFTYMDKIIAFHPEDLLFSLGSTELI; encoded by the coding sequence ATGGCGATGAAATGCTCTCGTGCATTTCGACATCTGCTCATAGCCCAGAGGCGGCCTACTTCGCTGCGGAATGCACAAATCTCTCAGGCCAGGCATGTTTCGTCGTCAGCGAAGACTGCTGTCTCAACACTATGGAACATTACGCTTGGTGCACTTGGTGGCGTTGTGGGAGCCGGCGCACATCACTATCTCCAAAAGAAGGAGGATAGCGTCGATTCCTCGTTGGAGCACGACGGCATCAAATATGCTAGCCGTGCGCAAATGCTCAATTTTAGTCTCTCCGCTATATTCGCACACTCTGCTGATCTGACAACTACCCAGGCCGCCATGGAGATTGCCGATAGCTTGAAGGACGAGGATGTAGTCAGCTACGACGAAGATGTGATCGAGAATCATGGCCATTCCGAATGGTCTACGTCCAGCACGAAGGAGCGGCCAGTAGCAGTAGTCTATCCGCGAAGCACAGAAGATGTCGTTATGATTGCTCGTATTTGCAGCGAGCACAACGTACCAATGGTGCCCTTTGGAGCTGGATCTAGTGTGGAAGGCAACTTCTCTTCGCCATATTCAGGAATCTGCATTGACTTCACGTACATGGACAAGATCATTGCCTTTCATCCCGAGGACTTGTTGTTCAGCCTGGGGTCAACTGAGTTGATCTGA